One Vicia villosa cultivar HV-30 ecotype Madison, WI linkage group LG5, Vvil1.0, whole genome shotgun sequence genomic window, TTTTTTtggtgaattttgaaagaaaatgaaCTTTTATTTTACCTATATACTTTGTGATCTTGATGGTTTTTATGGGTTATGGTTTGATTAAAGGGTTGTGGAGTGTTCTGATTTCTGATTAGGGTGCGGTGTTTTTGTAATTCTTGGGTATTAGggtttttgggtttttttttttgtttaggttCGATTAGGGATTAGGAAAttaagttttttgtttttttttagtttgtgGGTTGGTTCAGAATATATAAGGTGATTTggggtttgatttttgttttgaagattggtaattttttaggttttgtgttttgaattttgtttGGAATTGGGGTTTGAGTGATGGATGAAGCACAGGGAAGTTCAAGTTTGCCTCCTTTTCTGGCAAAGACTTATGAGATGGTGGATGATCCTTCCTCGGATCCTATTGTTTCTTGGAGTATGAGTAACAAAAGTTTTGTGGTGTGGAATCCCCCGGAGTTTGCGAGGGTTTTGCTCCCGAGATTCTTTAAGCATAATAACTTCTCCAGTTTTATCAGGCAGCTGAATACATATGTAAGCAAAtttgatgttattgttgttgttgatgtgaaATCTTGTTTTGTGTTTATTTCTTTGTTATGCGTTTTGGTTGCTTGGACTGATTCATAGTATGTGTGTGTGCAGGGATTTAGGAAAGTTGATCCAGAACAATGGGAATTCGCCAATGATGATTTTATAAAGGGGCAACCGCATCTTATGAAGAATATCCACAGACGGAAGCCGGTTCATAGCCATTCTCTGCATAATCTTCAAGCACAAGCTCCTTTATCGGAGTCTGATAGGCAGAGTTTGAATGATGAAATAGAGAAGATGAAACACGATAGAGAACAGCTCCTCATGGAGATAAATAGATACCAACATGAGTGGCAAACATATGAGATCCAAATGCATTGCTCAAAAGATCGGTTGGAAAAGTTAGAACAAAAGCAACAAAAGATGTTGTCTTCTGTTTCTCAAGTACTGCAGAAACCTGCGGTTGCTGTGAATCTCTTGCCACTGACAGAAACGATGGATAGAAAACGAAGGTTGCCGGCGAGAAGTGGCCGTGTTAATGATGAAGCTAGTATGGAAGATGGTATGGAAACTTCTGTAGCTTTGCCCAGAGAAATTGCAGAGAGTAACACTCTTTTGACATCAAACTCAGAGAGATTGGATCAACTTGAGTCATCCGTGGCATTTTGGGAAACTGTTGCAAACGAAATCGGCGACAACTTCGTTCACTCTCACTCAGACATTGATTTAGATGAACCTACAAGCTGTGCTGATAGTTTGTCTGTATCTTGTCGGCAACTAGAGGCTGAAATTCGACCCAAGTCGCCTGAAATTGACATGAACTCTGAACCAGCTGCTCCTCCTCCTGAGACTGTTGCATTAAAAGAACAGCCTGTAGGAATCACCACTGCGGCAACTGGGGTTAATGATGTATTCTGGGAACAGTTCTTGACAGAGGATCCCGGTGCGGCAGAAGCACAGGAAGTACAATCAGAAAGAAAGGATAATAATAgcagaaaaaatgaaggaaaACCTAGTGGTCCCGGAAGATTTTGGTGGAATATGGGGAGAGCGAATACTCTTCCGGAACAGACGGGGAATGTTGGTCAAGTAGAGAAAATTCAGTAGCTATTGATTATTTCTTCTGGTTGTGATGCCCCACAATTACTTGTAATAAATTTTGGCATGCATTGCTTTTCTCTGCAATAAATACATATTCCACATTTTAGATGATCATGCCTCTCTTTTTATCTTTAAATGCTATTCTGTGAAAACCACACAATGTAGCTAAGGCTGTTCAAAATTTACTGAAAATTGAATTGAACTGTGAACCATTCCAAACTGCACTTAACGAACCAGTGATTAATTAGGGAAATTTGCATTGATTTGAAATTCACATTATATCCTTTTCACTGTCTGAGCTGCAGTTACTCAAATAattttgcttttgtgttgtttgtATTAATTTTCAAATCTCTAACATGGGttgtaattgaatttttttttcctGCCGTGTGCTTCGATTTGTGCTTTGATTGAACTATTGGGACTTCTGATCCCATGGACGCAGTCAACCAGGTAACAAACCTACTGAACTTGATTTGTTTTCTTCTCTTAATTTCTGTCACTTCATTTACTTAAGAGATTATTTAAGTATGCTTATTTCTTCTCTATCTTCTAAATCTGTGTTGTAATTTTTCAATTGCATTGTACATAGATATagcattaattattaaatattgacTGTTAAGAGTTCGGATCATAGTGCAGCTAATCTGAAAAAAGTCCGTTGATCTAAATATAAAAGGCAGCTTTGTTGCCTTTGTGCTataaaaaattctttaaattGTTACTCATTTCTCGTGCTGTAATCGACAGTTCAATGCTTCTGCAGGAAATTATAGAGTTCAGGAAAACTAGTGGCATGTCGTGAACAACAGTTCGGATATTTTGTGAGTTTCTGCATAATATTTCAGCTCTTAGTTAGTAACGGAAGGCTGTGATCATAATagggattttttattcatttctcTTAAACCTCCGTTCTTGTCACCTTTTTCATTTATTTGCTCATGAATGAATATACTTCCGTGCGTCTTTGCGGCTAAATAGAAGGTCTAAACTTGAATTGCTTGCAACTGTGAGACGATCAACCGTCACTGTTGTAAAACAAGAAAAGGCATGGTTGTGATATGTTTTATTTTCCATTAGATTAATGGTTCTTTATATTTCCCAATCATCTTGGAAGTAAGTGTGGTTGGGTTGAAATTCAACACTTTTTTTAGTCATATTAATCATTTATAGATTCAAGGCTTATTAGACCTTTTTATAGCCTTCTTCTCAACTTTGATCTCACCTTTTGCTTTTATAGGTTTTCTAAAGCCTCCAAAATGTGCTATGACTTGGCTGTATTGAGAAACTAGTGCTTCTAcacaaatatatttatttgataatCAGTATTTGTGTCTTTTAATGCAAATTTTCAACGAAAGAAAGTGTTTCTACATAAATCTATTCAAACATGTCAAAAATACTTTTCAACGAAAACTTGACTTGATTTGTAAACAGACACAGCCTTATGAGGTGATGATCTGGCATCTGCAAGGAATAAGATAAAAGTTCTAAATTTAGTTATCATATTTATTGGAGTACTCTTATCTCTTCTATTTTTCCCATATTGTAGATTATGTCAATAGCCATACATAGTGTGTTTATTAATTGCAGATTGTTCATCATTCTGTTTAAGGTTTAGATGATCAGAAATGGCATGTGCAAGGCAACCTTATCCATGATGATTGTGATATGCCAACAACAAtttcttagggtgtgtttggttgagTGGTGGACAATTAGCACAGTGAATTTTGAGCTTTTTCAATGTAATTCATAGAAGCTAAAATATGTAGTAGCTTCTGGTTCAcaatgattttgatgtttttcaAACTATTCATGTATTCTACTTTTGGAATCTTAATAGCTTTCACTTCTTGTTTTCACTAGTACTTTAGGCTTTTTGCGTAAGAATAAAGATATTGCTAAAATCCTACTACTACTAGCATCCTAAGTTCTTAACTTTAGCATTCATGATTTGAGTACCAGCAACTTGGTAGTACTATACAGATTTGCATGCACAAAAAACCTGGTTCTTGTGCAGAGTCTATGATGAGAATAGTGAAATTGAATTAAAACAAAGAGATTATAATAACTAGAACAAGATTAACCATTTACAATTCTAAGCTGTTGTTTGTTAATCATAGTAACAACATTGCTTGTCTGATTTAGTACACAAACTAGATTGACTCATACATAACCATACTTGCTTAAACACTTTGATAATTAAATCATGATATTCTTTTGAATTCAAACTCAAATAACATGCTAATAACTCTTCCATTTCTTCTGGTTGACTTATCTGTTTCTCTTTGATCATCTCAATCATTGAATCTCTGAAATCTTGTTGTGGATCCAAAGAACACTTCACCACAGCAAAGCTATCTAAACCTTGTTCTGTTTCCTCCACaatttcttcttctctcttcaTCTTTAGTTTTGCTTTCTTTTTATcttctattgtttttattttgcagatttcAACTTTTGTAGCCATCTTTGGAGAACGCACTCTTACCTTGGAGCTCTGCTTTGGTTTCCTCCTATGAAGCTCTCTGCTCACATGAACTGATTCCCTCTTTTTGTTGTTACCCTTTGCTTTAATCTCATCACATTGTTTCACACCATTTTCTCTGATACTTCCAAGGTTAGAACTTTCTGCTTCTACATAAGAGGAAAATAAACGGGTTTTTGGCAATTCAAATTGAAGCTCATCCGGTTCTAAGGATTTGCATTTACTTGATGCAAACTGTTCTTCTGCTGCTGCATTCTGTAATTTCAAGAGCTGATCTTGTAAAATTCTCTGTGCTTTTCTCTCATTTCTCTTCTTTAAGTATTCAAGTTCCTTTGCGCTCTTTGTTTCATTCAGCAAATTTctatcttctcttcttcttcttcttccatttcTTTTAGCCTCCAAATTATTCGCGACCGGCTTCATAATATCTTTAC contains:
- the LOC131603363 gene encoding heat stress transcription factor A-4c-like, which codes for MDEAQGSSSLPPFLAKTYEMVDDPSSDPIVSWSMSNKSFVVWNPPEFARVLLPRFFKHNNFSSFIRQLNTYGFRKVDPEQWEFANDDFIKGQPHLMKNIHRRKPVHSHSLHNLQAQAPLSESDRQSLNDEIEKMKHDREQLLMEINRYQHEWQTYEIQMHCSKDRLEKLEQKQQKMLSSVSQVLQKPAVAVNLLPLTETMDRKRRLPARSGRVNDEASMEDGMETSVALPREIAESNTLLTSNSERLDQLESSVAFWETVANEIGDNFVHSHSDIDLDEPTSCADSLSVSCRQLEAEIRPKSPEIDMNSEPAAPPPETVALKEQPVGITTAATGVNDVFWEQFLTEDPGAAEAQEVQSERKDNNSRKNEGKPSGPGRFWWNMGRANTLPEQTGNVGQVEKIQ
- the LOC131603364 gene encoding transcription repressor OFP5-like; translated protein: MKWGGRKTSSASSSSSKPSFISHVSPFTWLSKFKQMKINSDSETTKPEKPKQNAASDNSSSQFPHGNRGRFYRGDDGDDDDDDAFWRLSFGEEVTNEQKKKSKDIMKPVANNLEAKRNGRRRRREDRNLLNETKSAKELEYLKKRNERKAQRILQDQLLKLQNAAAEEQFASSKCKSLEPDELQFELPKTRLFSSYVEAESSNLGSIRENGVKQCDEIKAKGNNKKRESVHVSRELHRRKPKQSSKVRVRSPKMATKVEICKIKTIEDKKKAKLKMKREEEIVEETEQGLDSFAVVKCSLDPQQDFRDSMIEMIKEKQISQPEEMEELLACYLSLNSKEYHDLIIKVFKQVWLCMSQSSLCTKSDKQCCYYD